A stretch of Salvelinus alpinus chromosome 4, SLU_Salpinus.1, whole genome shotgun sequence DNA encodes these proteins:
- the LOC139574563 gene encoding uncharacterized protein: MIRINLVWMLVGQIFLIHSEEVPLQIPLTTAQLGESVSLPCFFSETIDYFQWLYWYKQTAGQMPQIVATVEKKKSAHFVLNGEFNNIRFTMEKVKVGYLLIINNISRSDEAAYFCGIGTVYEINFRNGTFLSVKGNFISTVEQQAESDLVPPGDSVTLQCTVLSETCTGLHRVYWFRAGSGESHPGVIYTPGNRSDECKKSPETPSPTQSCVYSLSKNNLGPSDAGTYYCAVVTCGEILFGDGTKLNTIKGTTSLDPIVLSLGAAVAVCVIVIFILSCTKNKRQTCDHCKASVSQHIHHDDNLSSEHSSGQVPNTDMLNYAALSFSERKTKRGRKKRETPQESVYSDVRCSDWE; the protein is encoded by the exons ATGATCAGAATCAACCTTGTTTGGATGTTAGTAGGTCAAATAT TCCTGATTCACTCTGAAGAAGTACCTCTGCAAATTCCACTGACCACAGCTCAGCTCGGAGAGTCTGTATCTCTTCCATGTTTCTTCTCAGAGACAATTGATTATTTCCAATGGCTGTACTGGTACAAGCAAACTGCTGGTCAAATGCCCCAAATTGTGGCAACTGTAGAAAAGAAAAAATCTGCACATTTTGTTCTTAATGGAGAGTTTAACAACATACGTTTCACAATGGAGAAAGTAAAAGTTGGATATCTTCTCATCATCAACAATATCAGCAGATCAGATGAGGCAGCATACTTCTGTGGAATAGGAACAGTGTATGAAATTAATTTTAGAAATGGAACATTTTTGTCTGTAAAAGGTAATTTTATTTCA ACTGTAGAACAACAGGCAGAGTCTGACCTAGTCCCTCCAGGAGACTCTGTGACTCTACAGTGTACAGTACTCTCTGAGACCTGTACAGGACTACACAGGGTGTACTGGTTCAGAGCCGGATCAGGAGAATCCCATCCAGGAGTCATTTACACCCCTGGGAACAGGAGTGATGAGTGTAAGAAGAGCCCTGAGACTCCCTCTCCTACACAGAGCTGTGTCTACAGCCTCTCTAAGAACAACCTCGGCCCCTCTGATGCTGGGACTTACTACTGTGCTGTGGTCACATGTGGGGAGATCCTGTTTGGCGACGGAACCAAACTTAACACCATTAAAGGTACAACTTCTT TGGATCCCATTGTCCTCAGCTTGGGAGCAgcagtggctgtgtgtgtgattgtcatTTTTATTCTTTCTTGTACCAAAAACAAGAGACAAACATGTGATCATTGTAAAG CAAGTGTCTCTCAGCATATTCACCATGATGATAACCTCTCATCAGAGCATTCAAGTGGTCAG GTGCCAAACACAGATATGTTGAACTATGCTGCATTGAGTTTCTCTGAGAGGAAAACTAAAAGaggaagaaagaagagagagacaccacaggagagTGTGTACTCTGATGTCAGGTGTTCAGACTGGGAGTGA